A part of Scophthalmus maximus strain ysfricsl-2021 chromosome 20, ASM2237912v1, whole genome shotgun sequence genomic DNA contains:
- the cdk5rap2 gene encoding CDK5 regulatory subunit-associated protein 2 isoform X2: MKDPCRVCSARLAGSQCRWIFSSSAQKKLQVVLSHVLGWEVTRDGRGEFLCGKCVFQLEKVVQCDVKINQLQEDHNIQMQKLQAEKGHLTQCIVHVYQKNNPSLDKSDGETPPRSCGVGSPDEGQQLGEIRRGHLKNCMRRCVSLDRIVSRGTTFGRSSLRSNRLGSGAGLDGSMKRFGLRGPRHRSQSMYFDLIQHKGVLPRPGFKALSASLQSLNQDFSLDPSPDPPQKFTEAKVFVARRDGATADLGGKVQAKALLRSSPSQPSVISDLIQLLRCISKQQVSAPAGSHIPVLKRLSTGHLKPGAERRHREAEWKSLHELTEEFDDEYTSVSVESEVSRLESVNKHLNEELTLTKSTSENLSKTLEDTQNQYKTLSGKLEEKENELGSEKKNALKRDKTIQGLTQVLREKEKEIAELCHEIEDRDDALAKAREVAHKAQLQKYQGAEEHQSLLMAKQTELAQLQGEHHGKVLEAQKLQRALDRKEQELGDLQQAKDQLEVELEDLQQQKKKGDKALNDLNNQLKKLSGEIGEREIALEQQYQELLDQTNRKLQTHEVTIQRLTSTLADKEQQLQEYINMVRDFEQSRSPGGNDTVLSKLRQRLKEKEKALEQALDEKFAAIEEKDDEIHQLQLSLREKERDLDRLNNLLSHNEETINSFDSLIKEKDVELQHLANTLKNLQRAKQDVEDNLNRSLKEKDSIISQLQLSLEGKTTDMEEMAKSMLSQSETHAHDLAEQMGQRLKVTEAMLAEAVKARERLVADNESAVEGLLATISSKDQLLKESAEHYNRMLSERTQEIQELRKQLSDRQQLLATAEKQSSIKVQEDCLETANLRALIAEKDSLVTKLLQHGQERDHFLAEMRQKEEQDHVLELRQTIQIMQEKLDEREAELSRRNSEDNVENIPQSKKTVVILKKELTQKTEALNRALKRENELKISVAELQSLLSELEGRIEGQAINIESLTATLKTKDEIINVLHQRLGLRGESEGDHTQDQVIVSGIERSFPRLPQRERTMIGGDSQQESLPNLVALQQEHDTLNKALRAEQQLYSSLVRSVKEQDSAQRLHALQLELTAVQLLRQKLEESIKTNEELRDDLEREIHRAKLREGMDLIDPKELESMRHQLEDAQRWNASLQARLGAIQSRGGGVGGATDGGDTLSFIGDQTSYMSICFGEEQDDSLSQLSPQELKQKVLDLQDCVSRVQTLNNELQSRLSVLEKSEHDACNKGDKDVTSPGKQQLGKMQPLAHCDGKHHPGRDQESQTDVRLGRMLSGTLWGDESVDSGLCQSREHAQSGNNTLDTGKRDSREKNRDVMALKSLLTDHGATSVSHLREKLLRLKSENVELRGLLKEHKSTECKEKESTDASGNSSDGQAELRQSMEALSVKLSNEKGERNSQHVSGGETLITTEGIESPQTKGQTHTTGGKHNVAKHGAGVKSRLPVPVRLRVEASSSRQSVRPEHLRPEALQHLNSDDVYGSDQQLRADSDSPISLQQSSPSSSTVGYEQHGNSPVGLVKDSESGHTLDNTEADSALFTQLELLHQECQEKEALINKLSEQLADWEELHAQLKEKELLNHQYVEALQAAESTIAYLTACSLDSQGGFGSHTSSGAGSVSVGADAALHSRCVELQKALQDKEEFNDQLIELLNMAEKAITSSDSQAKNPEISDLCLKIEDALQQVKSCSKREGPRDVSGSTDDSMQGLQRHIDSLQEALWEQNRLNAELREQLRDAAAQQSHNSAGQEGKCSRQRTAEKGSEEHHGDSSVNSINQGITKSLMNCLSATESAIASLAEHCTNPGSFTSAISSQISTDLQINLDKLQRALQEREELCESTQPATKSCSNLSTASCGAKGQLPRDLHQNLCLLYKVFADLSHRIPELQTSLQEERGRREEGEAHRTAQDCKGLPPNVQVQLETLHKALREKKKACKNLEEKLATALTETSSAETVRKALEQDDKGVQVDLQDLGYETSGKSENDREESSSTDLEVGVNPSCSASSLPSLLKHEQATFSSTENLDSTSSTSYPSSPALSSAKVSLKSLQVYDEYGVSEDPLQLQAQVRELKVQLENQTKLVLQMQNLLRRNSLSSDHVANTSDPSVVIKDQEGTRKLSQDRSYRTGQQREKKEGENQAMRDKTIRLNMEQERERTLNRSTTEKLPQTRSRSTSPARLDSLVQSQARELSQLRQQIKESRGLGALQRRQLEELSKAFKDLLQASEVDFYMGEVVKEQLEGSLSLLDRLEGRLDKGESHLDNEDVAALELSRSITDVGSEESMPDHPNSPARIQQELDHLRLELEGERELLQQSVSVLVQHNLTLAECTREQLDLFAKELQEKNRLIQSLQNQFRGQSSSSHHSSHSDLYHSDRTSSSCHSPHSGSRAQSLGHRHPSDWMGAAVPPVGGAQVDSVSSHRLQGLQEQLRSSEELNTTLRSELDLHQSIMAQSSSHHQKPDQGQDQERSGPRTDGHKVDGDAAAKNAAEQPRTMNSDLLAEHLQEIRALRHRLEESIRTNDRLREQLEKRLAEVEKDPATNIFIHGNEEQGHLANEVRFLWGQNQALKEQLNLGSRDKQKENEKLRETLARRTAKLEQSRKESEALRQENRRLLEMLELSSQENSKLQESLHCSKEELQRLQCEVKLQRQQLSDSQHLLKSLRVELQVYEKIKTDAQKHNDSSETTQESASRPAGSLDLSELLSEIRHLRLQLERSIQTNTALRQRLEEQLLRGPNRSETININYLLSSPDEGGRSPGREGVDLRHSFQSYNEYTSVLHDEKRHARSEVGGGSLSSSSGDSSSSAPSRLVPGHRMWANRNGRHVLGLIEDFNALRKQISEGRKLSRGMDTQLQECLHNKVIEQQHVKSLSSSMNTMQQVLEEAGRLLKLVWRVSLPAAYTAGDSSNNQQDELLKNEISRLKSRLSQQERMLSGAVKRLRTTNQLKEGMERVIVDQLSLTHGVLKKARGNLETNYCALLGLKGLSGGADEGGPSQWPVGGTRDPDSSEDHYSDASLHCSF, from the exons ATGAAGGACCCGTGTCGTGTATGCAGTGCTCGTCTGGCAGGCAGCCAGTGTCGCTGGATCTTCAGCTCATCGGCGCAGAAGAAGTTACAAGTCGTCTTGTCACATGTGCTGGGCTGGGAGGTGACTCGCGATGGTCGCGGCGAATTCCTCTGcgggaaatgtgtttttcagttgGAGAAGGTGGTACAGTGTGATGTTAAGATcaaccagctgcaggaggatCACAACATTCAGATGCAGAAGCTGCAGGCGGAGAAAGGACACCTGACGCAGTGCATCGTCCATGtctaccaaaaaaacaaccctagCTTGGACAAGAGCGATGGGGAGACTCCACCCCGGTCCTGTGGGGTTGGCAGTCCTGATGAAGGACAGCAGTTAGGGGAGATTCGACGTGGTCACTTGAAGAATTGCATGAGAAGGTGTGTGAGCCTGGATAGAATCGTTAGCAGAGGGACAACCTTCGGGCGCTCAAGCCTCAGGAGCAACAGACTCGGATCAGGGGCAGGGCTTGATGGCTCTATGAAGCGCTTTGGTCTCCGAGGACCACGCCACCGTTCACAGAGCATGTACTTTGACCTGATCCAACACAAAGGTGTACTGCCTAGACCTGGATTCAAAGCTCTCTCCGCTTCACTGCAGTCGCTGAATCAAGACTTTTCCTTAGACCCTTCTCCAGACCCTCCACAAAAATTCACAGAGGCCAAGGTGTTTGTTGCCAGACGTGATGGTGCCACTGCTGACCTAGGAGGAAAGGTCCAGGCCAAAGCACTGCTCCGCAGCTCCCCAAGTCAACCGTCTGTGATCTCTGACTTGATCCAACTCTTGCGCTGCATCTCCAAGCAACAGGTCTCTGCCCCTGCTGGGAGCCACATCCCTGTCCTGAAGAGGTTAAGTACTGGCCACCTCAAACCGGGAGCTGAGCGTAGACACAGAGAGGCCGAATGGAAGTCTCTTCATGAACTTACAGAAGAATTTGATGATGAATATACTTCTGTCAGTGTGGAG AGCGAGGTTAGCCGATTGGAGTCTGTAAATAAGCACCTGAACGAAGAGCTCACACTGACAAAAAGCACCAGTGAGAACCTGTCAAAAACACTGGAGGATACCCAGAATCAGTACAAG ACCCTGTCGGGGAAgctggaagagaaggagaatgaACTCGgctcagagaagaaaaatgccTTGAAGCGAGACAAAACAATCCAGGGGCTGACTCAGGTcctcagagagaaggagaaagag ATTGCAGAGCTGTGTCATGAGATTGAGGACAGGGATGATGCTCTGGCCAAGGCTAGAGAGGTGGCACATAAAGCCCAACTGCAGAAATACCAG GGGGCCGAGGAACACCAAAGCCTATTAATGGCAAAGCAAACGGAGCTTGCTCAACTCCAGGGAGAACACCATGGCAAGGTGCTTGAAGCTCAAAAACTGCAGCGTGCTCTGGACAGGAAGGAGCAAGAGCTGGGTGACCTACAACAGGCGAAGGACCAGCTGGAGGTGGAACTGGaggacctgcagcagcagaagaaaaagggagacaAAGCCCTGAAT GATCTGAACAATCAGCTGAAGAAGCTCAGCGGTGAGATCGGGGAGAGGGAGATTGCTCTGGAGCAGCAGTACCAGGAGCTCCTGGATCAAACCAACAGAAAATTGCAGACCCATGAGGTCACCATCCAGCGGCTCACATCCACCCTGGCTGATAAAGAGCAGCAGCTACAG GAATACATTAATATGGTCAGAGACTTTGAGCAAAGCCGAAGCCCAGGAGGAAACGATACTGTGCTTTCCAAGCTGCGGCaaagactgaaagaaaaagaaaaggctctGGAG CAAGCGCTGGATGAGAAGTTTGCTGCCATTGAGGAGAAAGATGATGAGattcaccagctgcagctgtctctCAGGGAGAAGGAACGAGACCTGGACAGGCTGAATAACCTGCTCTCTCACAATGAGGAAACCATCAAT AGCTTTGATAGTCTAATCAAGGAAAAGGATGTGGAGTTGCAGCATCTCGCAAACACGttaaaaaacctgcagagaGCCAAGCAGGACGTAGAAGATAACCTGAACCGATCACTGAAGGAGAAGGACTCCATCATCAGCCAGCTTCAGCTCTCTCTGGAGGGCAAGACAACGGACATGGAG GAAATGGCCAAATCAATGCTGAGCCAGTCAGAAACTCATGCACATGACCTTGCTGAACAGATGGGccagaggttaaaggtcacagAGGCCATGCTGGCTGAGGCTGTGAAGGCCAGGGAAAGGCTGGTTGCTGACAATGAGAGCGCTGTGGAAGGACTGTTGGCTACAATTAGCAGCAAGGACCAACTTCTCAAG GAGTCTGCTGAGCACTACAATCGCATGCTGTCTGAGCGAACACAAGAGATTCAGGAACTCAGGAAGCAGCTGTCTGACAGGCAGCAGCTACTCGCCACTGCTGAGAAGCAAAGCTCTATAAAAGTCCAGGAGGATTGTTTAGAGACTGCAAATCTCCGAGCACTGATTGCTGAAAAAGACAGCCTCGTCACT AAGCTTCTGCAGCATGGTCAGGAGAGGGACCATTTTCTTGCAgagatgagacagaaagaggagcaaGATCATGTGTTGGAGCTCAGACAAACCATCCAAATCATGCAGGAGAAGTTGGACGAGAGGGAAG CTGAGCTGTCTAGAAGGAACAGTGAGGATAATGTGGAGAACATTCCACAATCCAAGAAGACAGTCGTCATCCTGAAGAAGGAGCTGACACAGAAAACTGAGGCGCTGAACAGAGCCCTGAAGCGGGAGAATGAACTGAAG ATCTCAGTGGCAGAGCTACAGTCATTGCTGTCTGAGCTGGAGGGTCGCATAGAAGGTCAGGCTATTAACATTGAGTCGCTGACTGCCACCCTGAAGACCAAGGATGAGATTATCAAT GTTCTTCACCAGCGCCTCGGGCTGAGAGGGGAGAGTGAGGGCGACCATACCCAGGATCAGGTCATTGTCTCTGGCATTGAAAGATCCTTCCCCAGGCTCCCGCAAAGGGAGAGAACCATGATTGGTGGAGACAGCCAGCAAGAA TCTTTGCCCAACCTCGTAGCTCTGCAACAGGAGCATGATACTCTGAACAAAGCCCTGAGAGCTGAACAACAGCTCTACTCTAGCCTGGTCAGGAGCGTGAAAGAGCAGGACAG tgcCCAGCGTCTGCACgctctgcagctggagctgaCAGCGGTGCAGCTCCTCAGGCAGAAGCTCGAGGAGAGCATCAAAACCAACGAGGAGCTACGGGACGActtggagagagagatacacagAGCCAAACTCAGAGAAG GTATGGACCTCATTGATCCTAAAGAACTGGAGAGTATGAGGCATCAGCTGGAAGACGCACAGCGCTGGAATGCGTCTCTGCAGGCTCGATTAGGAGCAATCCAGAGCCGTGGAGGAGGGGTCGGTGGAGCCACGGATGGTG GTGACACTTTGAGTTTCATCGGCGACCAGACTTCTTACATGAGTATTTGTTTTGGGGAGGAGCAGGATGACAGCTTGTCTCAACTCTCTCCACAAGAGCTCAAGCAGAAG GTGCTGGATCTGCAGGATTGTGTTAGCAGAGTGCAGACTTTAAACAACGAGCTGCAGAGCCGACTGTCGGTATTGGAGAAGTCTGAGCATGATGCTTGCAACAAGGGAGACAAAGATGTTACCAGCCCCGGGAAACAG CAGCTAGGTAAGATGCAGCCTTTGGCTCACTGTGACGGGAAGCATCACCCTGGTAGGGACCAAGAAAGCCAGACAGACGTCAGACTAGGACGG ATGCTGTCTGGAACGCTGTGGGGCGATGAGAGCGTGGACAGTGGCCTTTGCCAGAGTAGAGAGCACGCTCAGTCTGGCAACAACACTTTGGACACTGGAAAGAGAGATTCTCGGGAGAAGAACAGAGATGTAATGGCACTTAAATCCCTGCTGACTGATCATGGGGCTACATCAGTCTCACACCTTAG AGAGAAGCTGCTAAGActtaaatcagaaaatgtggAGCTGCGTGGTCTCTTGAAAGAGCACAAATCTACTGagtgtaaagaaaaagagagcacGGATGCCTCAGGGAACAGCAGTGACGGACAGGCTGAACTCAGGCAGAGTATGGAGGCGCTGTCCGTCAAGCTGTCCaatgaaaagggagagaggaactCGCAACATGTGTCGGGTGGGGAGACCCTTATCACAACAGAGGGGATTGAGAGTCCACAAACTAAAGGCCAGACGCACACCACGGGTGGAAAACACAATGTCGCCAAGCACGGG GCTGGTGTCAAATCTCgccttcctgttcctgtgagaCTGAGAGTGGaagcgagcagcagcagacagtctGTTAGACCTGAGCACCTGAGACCTGAAGCACTTCAGCACCTCAATTCAGATGATGTCTATGGGTCTGACCAGCAGTTGCGTGCAGACTCTGACTCCCCAATATCACTCCAGCAAagctctccctcttcttccacTGTCGGATATGAACAGCATGGCAACAGTCCAGTGGGTTTGGTCAAGGACTCTGAATCTGGACACACACTGGATAACACAGAGGCTGACTCTGCTCTCTTCACTCAGCTGGAGCTCCTCCACCAGGAGTGCCAGGAGAAAGAAGCCCTGATCAACAAACTCAGTGAGCAGCTTGCCGATTGGGAAGAGCTCCACGCTCAGCTTAAGGAAAAGGAACTGCTTAATCACCAATATGTCGAGGCATTGCAAGCTGCAGAATCCACTATTGCCTACCTGACTGCCTGCAGTCTGGACAGCCAGGGAGGATTTGGCTCCCACACCAGCTCAGGAGCAGGGTCCGTCTCTGTGGGTGCAGATGCTGCCCTCCACAGTCGATGCGTGGAGCTGCAGAAAGCCCTACAGGACAAGGAGGAGTTCAACGACCAGCTTATAGAGCTTCTGAACATGGCAGAGAAAGCCATCACTTCCTCTGACAGCCAAGCAAAGAATCCGGAAATCAGTGACCTTTGCTTAAAGATAGAAGACGCCTTACAGCAGGTGAAATCATGTTCAAAGAGAGAGGGTCCGAGAGATGTATCTGGAAGCACTGATGACTCTATGCAGGGGTTGCAACGTCACATAGACTCTCTGCAGGAGGCACTGTGGGAGCAGAACAGGCTCAATGCAGAGCTGAGAGAACAACTGAGAGATGCTGCTGCACAACAGAGCCACAACAGTGCCGGTCAGGAGGGTAAATGTTCAAGGCAGAGAACAGCAGAAAAGGGGTCGGAGGAACACCATGGGGACAGTTCTGTTAATTCTATAAATCAGGGTATAACAAAATCTCTAATGAACTGCCTTAGTGCAACAGAGTCTGCCATTGCCTCTCTAGCAGAACACTGTACAAACCCCGGCTCCTTTACTTCTGCTATATCATCACAGATAAGCACTGACCTGCAGATCAATTTAGACAAACTTCAGAGAGCCCTGCAAGAGAGGGAAGAGCTGTGTGAATCCACCCAGCCAGCCACCAAATCGTGCAGCAATTTGTCCACTGCTTCGTGTGGAGCAAAGGGACAACTTCCCAGAGACCTCCATCAAAACCTCTGTCTCCTCTACAAGGTCTTCGCTGACCTCTCCCACAGGATTCCTGAACTGCAGACTTCCTtacaggaggagaggggccgCAGAGAGGAGGGCGAGGCTCACAGGACAGCGCAGGACTGCAAAGGATTACCACCGAACGTCCAGGTTCAGCTGGAGACTCTCCACAAGGCactgagggagaagaagaaggcatGTAAAAACCTGGAGGAGAAACTGGCCACTGCTCTTACCGAGACGAGCTCAGCTGAAACTGTACGGAAAG CTCTGGAGCAGGATGACAAAGGCGTGCAGGTGGATTTGCAAGACCTGGGTTACGAAACCAGTGGCAAGAGTGAGAACGATAGGGAAGAGAGCAGTAGCACAG ATCTAGAGGTCGGTGTGAACCCAAGTTGCAGTGCCTCTAGCCTGCCTTCCCTGCTGAAACATGAACAGGCAACCTTCTCCTCTACTGAAAACCTGGACTCAACCTCCAGCACCTCGTACCCGAGCTCCCCAGCTCTCAGCTCAGCCAAG GTCAGTCTGAAAAGCCTGCAGGTCTATGATGAGTACGGCGTTTCTGAAGACCCTCTCCAGCTTCAGGCGCAAGTGCGAGAGCTGAAGGTCCAGCTggaaaaccaaaccaaactcGTCCTCCAAATGCAAAACCTTTTGCGTAGGAACTCCCTCTCCAGTGACCATGTTGCCAACACCTCTGACCCCTCCGTTGTCATCAAGGATCAAGAAGGGACACGGAAGTTGAGCCAAGATAGGAGCTACAGAACTGGGCagcaaagggagaaaaaggagggagagaaccAGGCGATGAGGGATAAAACCATCCGTCTCAATATggaacaagaaagagagaggacgcTGAACAGAAGCACAACTGAAAAGCTGCCACAGACACGCAGTCGCTCTACATCACCTGCTCG ACTGGACTCCCTGGTACAGTCGCAGGCCCGGGAGCTGTCACAACTGAGGCAGCAGATCAAGGAGAGCCGCGGACTGGGAGCCCTGCAGCGCcgtcagctggaggagctgagcaAGGCCTTCAAGGATCTGCTGCAGGCCAGCGAAGTCGACTTCTACATGGGGGAGGTGGTCAAAGAGCAGCTGGAAGGGAGCCTGAGTCTTCTGGACAGGCTGGAGGGACGACTAGACAAAG GAGAGTCTCATCTGGATAATGAAGATGTGGCGGCTCTGGAACTGTCTCGCAG TATAACTGATGTGGGCAGTGAGGAGAGCATGCCAGATCATCCTAACAGCCCAGCTAGAATCCAGCAGGAGTTAGATCATCTGCGTTTGGAGctagagggggagagagaattGCTGCAGCAGAGCGTCAGCGTCCTCGTCCAGCACAACCTCACCCTGGCTGAATGCACCAGGGAGCAGCTGGACCT GTTTGCGAaagagctgcaggagaagaacCGTCTCATCCAGAGCCTGCAGAATCAGTTCAGAGGCCAAAGTTCCAGCAGCCACCACAGCTCTCACTCTGATCTGTACCACTCTGAcaggacctcctcctcctgccataGCCCGCACAGTGGCAGTCGAGCTCAGA gtttaggCCATCGACACCCCTCTGATTGGATGGGAGCAGCCGTTCCTCCTGTAGGTGGAGCTCAGGTGGACAGTGTGTCCAGTCACAGACTGCAGGGCCTGCAGGAGCAGCTAAGGAGCAGTGAGGAGCTCAACACCACCCTGCGCAGTGAACTGGACCTGCATCAATCAATTATGGCTCAGAGCAGCTCGCACCATCAGAAACCGGATCAAGGCCAGGATCAGGAGAGGTCAGGGCCTCGGACAGACGGACATAAAGTAGATGGAGACGCTGCAGCAAAGAATGCTGCAGAGCAGCCTCGTACGATGAATTCAG ACCTGCTGGCAGAACATTTGCAGGAGATCCGAGCTTTGCGACATCGCCTGGAGGAGAGCATCCGCACTAACGACCGGCTCAGGGAACAGCTGGAGAAGAGACTAGCCGAGGTGGAGAAAGACCCAG CTACCAACATCTTCATCCACGGCAATGAGGAGCAGGGTCATCTGGCTAATGAGGTGCGATTTCTCTGGGGACAAAATCAAGCCCTGAAGGAACAGCTCAACCTTGGGTCTAgag ACAAGCAAAAGGAGAACGAAAAGCTGCGGGAGACTCTGGCCAGACGGACCGCCAAACTGGAGCAGAGCAGGAAGGAGTCTGAAGCACTGAGGCAGGAAAATAGGCGACTTCTGGAGATGCTGGAGCTCAGCAGCCAAGAAAACTCCAAATTGCAGGAGTCACTGCACTGCAGCAAAGAGGAGCTTCAaag GCTGCAGTGTGAGGTGAAGCTCCAGAGGCAGCAGCTGTCCGACTCCCAGCATCTCCTCAAATCGCTGCGAGTGGAGCTGCAAGTTTATGAGAAGATCAAGACTGATGCGCAGAAACACAACG ATTCCAGTGAGACGACCCAGGAGTCAGCCTCCCGTCCCGCCGGCTCACTGGACCTGAGCGAGCTGCTGTCAGAGATCCGACACCTgcggctgcagctggagaggagcATCCAGACCAACACGGCTCTGCGCCAGagactggaggagcagctgctccGAGGACCCAACCGCTCGGAGACCATCAACATCAACTACCTGCTCTCCTCTCCGG ATGAAGGGGGCCGGTCACCAGGTCGCGAAGGCGTTGATCTCCGTCACTCGTTTCAGTCTTACAATGAATACACCAGTGTCCTCCATG ATGAGAAGCGCCACGCTCGTTCAGAGGTGGGCGGTGGCTCCTTAAGCAGCAGCTCTGGCGACAGCAGCTCCAGCGCTCCCTCTCGCCTGGTGCCGGGCCACAGAATGTGGGCCAATCGCAACGGCCGCCACGTGCTGGGCCTGATAGAGGACTTCAACGCCCTGCGCAAGCAGATCTCAGAGGGACGCAAGCTGTCACGTGGCatggacacacagctgcaggagTGTCTGCACAACAAG GTGatagagcagcagcatgtgaagAGTTTGTCCAGCAGCATGAACACCATGCAGCAAGTGTTAGAGGAGGCCGGTCGACTGCTCAAACTGGTGTGGAGGGTCTCTCTGCCGGCTGCTTACACAGCAGGGGACAGTAGCAACAAccagcag GACGAGCTGCTGAAAAATGAGATCTCCCGACTGAAGAGCAGACTGTCGCAGCAGGAGCGGATGCTGAGCGGCGCCGTGAAACGCCTCCGCACCACCAACCAGCTCAAAGAGGGAATGGAGAGGGTCATCGTGGATCAGC TGTCTCTGACCCACGGAGTGTTAAAGAAAGCCCGGGGGAACTTAGAG ACTAATTACTGTGCCCTCCTCGGCCTGAAAGGCCTGTCTGGAGGAGCAGACGAAG GAGGTCCCAGTCAGTGGCCAGTAGGGGGCACAAGAGACCCCGACTCCTCCGAGGATCACTACAGTGACGCCTCTCTGCACTGCAGCTTCTAA